The following are encoded in a window of Gramella sp. MT6 genomic DNA:
- a CDS encoding macro domain-containing protein, whose amino-acid sequence MVYNDQNIQIEVSKGDITDQPDLEVVVNAANAQLAPGGGVAGAIHQKAGQGLYKECKPLAPIYPGEAVITNAYNLPNKKVIHCLGPVYGRDKPEKELLASCYRNSLRLAEKEKLVSIGFPGISTGIFGYPPDLAVEVVFNTVLGELPQLEHLKKIKFVVFNDQDLQLYTTKLKEISDS is encoded by the coding sequence ATGGTTTACAACGATCAAAATATTCAAATAGAGGTCTCTAAAGGCGATATTACAGATCAGCCAGATCTCGAGGTTGTAGTGAATGCAGCCAATGCTCAACTTGCCCCGGGTGGAGGAGTTGCCGGTGCAATTCATCAGAAAGCCGGCCAAGGACTTTATAAAGAATGCAAACCACTTGCTCCCATTTATCCTGGAGAAGCTGTAATTACTAATGCTTATAATCTTCCTAATAAAAAGGTGATCCATTGCCTGGGTCCTGTATATGGTCGTGATAAACCTGAAAAGGAATTGTTAGCTTCCTGCTACAGGAACAGTTTACGACTAGCTGAAAAGGAAAAACTCGTTTCCATCGGTTTTCCGGGAATCTCCACGGGAATCTTCGGTTATCCTCCAGATCTCGCCGTAGAGGTTGTTTTTAATACAGTTTTAGGAGAACTGCCGCAACTCGAGCATCTCAAAAAGATTAAATTTGTAGTGTTCAATGACCAGGATCTCCAGCTATATACAACTAAATTAAAGGAGATAAGCGATAGCTAA
- a CDS encoding nicotinate phosphoribosyltransferase, whose amino-acid sequence MNNFSATYTDQYQLSMAQVYFKKGHRDHNAIFDYYFRKLPYDGGYAVFSGLEDLLKTISELRFTDNDLEFLKKQGFEDDFIKYLRDFRFRGTIYSASEGDVVFPTRPVLQVKANIIEAQIIETILLNLLNFQTLIATKASRIRLVAGDATLLDFGLRRAQATGGFYASRAAVVGGFDGTSNVMAGKIFDIPVSGTMAHSFIQSYDDELEAFRDFAEGRPDGCVLLVDTYNTLKSGVPNAIKVAKEMEARGEKLLAIRLDSGDLSYFAKESRKLLDEAGLDYVQIAASNQLDEHVIKSLLEQQAPIDIFGVGTNLVTGDPDGALDGVYKLAYSNGKPRIKISESIFKVTLPHKKQVFRMKDDHGKCIGADAIGLFEERKISEMFHPFEPYKSMKVESFHQEPLLQKVMENGEMLINKRSLKEISEYSLTRLSELPIEYKRFNNPHIYKIGISERLRDEREKLIRSSKQKLK is encoded by the coding sequence ATGAATAATTTTTCTGCTACTTATACAGACCAGTACCAACTTTCTATGGCCCAGGTATACTTTAAAAAGGGTCATAGAGATCATAATGCGATATTCGATTATTATTTTAGGAAACTTCCATACGATGGTGGGTATGCTGTTTTTTCAGGTTTGGAAGACCTTTTGAAAACAATTTCAGAATTAAGGTTTACAGATAATGATCTTGAATTCTTGAAAAAACAGGGATTTGAAGATGATTTTATAAAATACCTAAGGGATTTTCGTTTCAGGGGAACGATCTATTCTGCCAGCGAAGGAGATGTGGTTTTTCCCACCCGGCCCGTTCTTCAGGTGAAGGCGAATATTATTGAAGCCCAGATCATAGAAACTATCCTCCTGAACCTGCTTAATTTTCAAACCTTAATTGCCACGAAAGCAAGTAGGATAAGATTGGTTGCAGGTGATGCCACTTTGCTGGATTTTGGCCTTAGAAGAGCTCAGGCAACTGGTGGGTTCTATGCTTCGCGTGCAGCAGTAGTAGGAGGCTTCGATGGGACCAGTAATGTTATGGCAGGTAAGATTTTCGATATTCCGGTTTCGGGAACTATGGCCCATTCTTTTATTCAAAGTTATGATGATGAGCTGGAAGCTTTCCGTGATTTTGCTGAAGGAAGACCAGATGGATGTGTGTTACTGGTTGACACTTATAATACTTTGAAGAGTGGTGTTCCTAATGCTATTAAAGTTGCTAAAGAAATGGAGGCGAGAGGAGAAAAGTTATTAGCAATAAGGCTTGATAGTGGCGACCTCTCCTATTTCGCTAAAGAGAGTCGAAAGCTTTTAGATGAAGCAGGCCTCGATTATGTGCAGATCGCAGCCTCTAATCAACTGGATGAGCATGTGATTAAAAGTTTATTGGAACAACAGGCTCCTATAGATATTTTTGGAGTCGGGACTAATCTCGTTACCGGGGATCCAGATGGCGCCCTGGATGGGGTGTATAAACTTGCTTATTCCAATGGGAAACCCAGGATCAAGATCTCTGAAAGTATCTTTAAGGTAACGCTTCCGCATAAAAAGCAGGTTTTCAGGATGAAAGATGATCATGGAAAATGCATTGGTGCAGATGCCATTGGTTTATTTGAGGAGAGAAAAATCTCTGAAATGTTTCATCCTTTTGAGCCATATAAATCTATGAAAGTTGAAAGTTTTCATCAGGAACCTTTACTTCAAAAAGTAATGGAAAATGGTGAAATGCTTATAAATAAAAGGAGTCTGAAAGAAATTTCAGAATATAGTTTAACCCGTCTTTCAGAATTGCCTATAGAATATAAGAGATTCAATAATCCGCATATCTATAAAATTGGAATTAGTGAAAGACTAAGGGATGAAAGGGAAAAGCTTATTAGGTCTTCAAAACAAAAATTGAAATGA